The segment CCTGTTGTTACCTGCCATGGATGCTGTGTTGATGATGACTCCTCCTCGACCACCAGTCAACTTGTTCATGTGCTCCATCGCTGTGTATGTGCCCCTGATAACACCCAGCTACAATAAAGAATGAATTAAACAGGAAGCGTCACCTACTTCATACTTTTTCCTCCTAAACATTGGACATGAATGTGCGTCCTCACCAGGTTTATGGAGACAGTTTTCTCCCAATCGTTCTCATCAATAGTGCCGGCATTGTTGCACACAATGTCGATTCCTCCAAAGGTTTCTATGGTTTTCTTAAAGGCAGCTTGAAAacagggagaagaaaaagagttttacagtgtttaaagtgaaagtttactttaaaaactgcaatgACTACAGCCAATGGCCAACAAGCacatacagtggtaagaaaaagtatgtgaacctttggacttaataactggttgacccgtctttggcagcaataacttcaaccaAACGTTTATtatagttgcagatcagacctgcacaacgatctggagtaattctggaccactcctcttcacaaaactgtttcagtgtagcaatattcttgggatgtctggtgtgaatggctctcttaaggtcatgccacagcatttcaattgggttgaggtcagaactctgactgggccactccacaaggtgtattttgttctgttgaagctattcttttgaattttgaattacttgtatggCTTGGGTCACCCCTCCccgaactgccaccttactgcggtggaggggtttgcgtgtccAAATGAacctaggagctatgttgccgggggcttaatcccctggtagggtctcccaaggtaaacaggtcctaggcgacaggccagactaagagcagttcataaaccccttatgatgaataaaaaatCAAGGACAGTTACGTCGCCTGGActggcgtcaccggggccccaccctggagccaggcctggggttggggcacgtaggcgAGCGCTTGGTGGCCGGAATCGCTCCCATGGGACCCGCCTCAGCCCGAAGGAGCAACGTGGGACTgacttcctgtaggcccaccacccgcaggaaggagcaaagggggtcggtgcagtgtggattgggtggcagccgtgtggaggtgcctcgacaacccaatccctggacaaggaatctggcaattgggacatggaatgtcacttcactgggtggaaaggagcctgaacttgtgttggaggttgaggGAGCCagctagagatagtcgggctcaattccacacacagtctgggctctggaacacaactccttgagagaggttggactctcttctactctggagttgcccatggtgagaggcggcgggcaggggtgggcttgctagccccccagctcagctgccatgtcTTGGAGTTTTCCCTGGTGGatgagagagttgtttccctgcgccttcaGGTGGGGGATatgtctctcactgttgtttgtgcctacagGCCAAATAGCAGAGTAGAGTACCCGGCTTTCAttgggtctctggaaggggtactggaaggtgctccgcctggggactctgtcgtcctactgggggatttcaacgcccacgtgggcaatgacagtgatacctggaggggcgtgattgagaggaacggcctcccggatctgaacccgagtggtgttttgttattggacttctgtgctagtcacagtttgtccataatgaacaccatgttcaagcataagagtgtccatcagtgcacgtggcaccaggacaccctaggtcggaggtctatgatcgactttgtggttgtgtcatctgacctccaaccatatgtcttggacacaTTCTGGCAAACCGTCTGGCACCTCAAAGGGGAtagcagtttcctgccaacacgGTTTACATtggaggtggggagctgctgacttcgactggggacattgtaggacggtggaaggaatactttgaggatcccgtcgacacgccttctgttgaggaagcagaggctggagACTCAGAGGCTGACTAGtctggaccagctccatactcttgctagggtgctcgagggttcatgggagttcgcccatccagtctacatgtgttttttggacttggagaaggcgtttgaccaTGTCCCttgtggcatcctgtgggaggtaTTTCAGAAATACcggattcgggaccctttgttaagggccgttcagtccttgtatgaccggagcAGGAGCTTGGTTCAcattgccggcagtaagtcagacttgtttcCGGTGCACGctggactccgacagggctgccctttgtcaccgatcctgttcattacttttatggacaggatttctaggtgcagccaggggtcggagggaatccggtttggggaccacaggatctcatctctgctttttgcagatgatgttgtcctgttggcctcatcacACCGGGACttccagcaggcactggggtggtttgcagccgagtgtgaaagggctgggatgagaatcagcacctccaagtccaaggccatggttctcaaccggaaagaggtggcttgcaccctccaggttgggggggagatcctccctcaagtggaggagtttaagtatcttggggtcttgttcatgagtgagggaaaaagggagcgtgagattgacagaaGGGTTGGTGCATCGGCAGCTGCGGcatgcggtcggtgtaccggtccgttGTGGTGAAAAAGGATCTGAGCcaaaaggcaaagctctcgatttaccggtcagtctacattcctaccctcacctatggccatgagctttgggtcatgaccgaaaggacaaggtcgcggataccAGCGGacgaaatgagtttcctccgtagagtggctgggcgcacccttagtgatagggtggggagctcagtcacccgggaggagctcggagtagagccgctgctcctctgcatcgagaggggccagttgaggtggcttgggcatctgtttcggatgcctcCGGGACGAAtcgcaggggaggttttccggacATGTCCCACCGGGCGGAGGCCCTGGGaaagacccaggacacgttggagggactatgaCTCTCAGCTGtcctgggaacgcctcggtgttccccctggaagagctggaggaggtgtctagggagagggaagtctgggcatctctgcttaagctgctccccctCTGACCCGGCCCCCGGATAAGCGgtagaaaatggatggatggatgggtttgggtcattgtcctgttgcatcacccatcctctgttgagcttcagttggggacagatggtcttacgttttcctgaAAAAGGCTTGATAAACTCtaaaaattcatttttccatcaataacaacaatccgtccaggccctgaggcagcaaagcagccccaaaccatgacgctccctccaccatgttttacagtggggatgaggttttgatgttggtgtgctgtgccttttctccacacatctttttttttttttctccaaacaactcaaatttggtttcatctgtccactgaatattttgccagtagtgctgtggaacatccaggtgctttTTTGCAAACttgctgcaatatttttattggacagcaatggcttcctccatggtgtcctcccatgtactccattgtgatttaatgtcaacaaaaatgtgccagagatttctgtaagtctttagctgacactctaggattcttctttacctcattcagcattctgcgctgtgctcttgcagtcatctttgcAGGACGACCTAGAGAGAGTAGCAACCGTGCTGCAACAGCGaacccaagactggtgtgtgtttttaaagggcaggacagcgTTCAGCAACgcatccaatatcatcacactgattggacttaaggttggctcactcctggctccaacAAGCTCTttgagaagtcattaggctaggggttagatgaagatcagagcacattttatgaccaattcgTTCAAAACTCCATGCaatcccaaagggtgcccatgctttttcttgccactgtaagttaTGCGTGtgcatgagaagaaaaaactCTCCATCGCAATTTAGAAAGCAACCAGAAAACATAACAGAACAGAAACTTTTTAGAAGGTTTTATAAGTTTTATAAGAAAGCCGCTTTGTCTGAGGAACCTTAGTGTTCGGAGGGAAAGTAAGACACTAGGTGAGCAAGTGAACGATAGTCATCGTGACCCAGCACATTTGATGCTTACTTAGAGAAAGTGTGCTGTTGTTGACTGTAAGCCAGCTGCAATGATTCATCAAGATTTTATTGAattgtgaacctttggactcagtaaacagaggagagattgtAACATAAAGATAAAGATTCAGATGCAGCAGGTAGATCGACTGAACTTAGCAGCCATCATGGTGATATTGTGAACATATTGTGAACATTGTATTAAGCAGTAATTCTGTTTCATgctgcatttctttaattatatAACTGTTGGTGACTTTATCTCCTAAAAGTGTCTGTTCAGGACATAAAATTTACAGCAGGACTGGACTCTTGGTAAAAGCCACAAACGTTCCTCTTTGATTTACCACAGTTTCTTTTCAATTGTCTGTATGAGGCTCAGTGTGAGTCTCAGAGACAgatatacgtgtgtgtgtgtgtgtgtgtgtgtgtgtgtgtgttttcacctttAATCTGTTCATCTGACCCAACATCACATCTCAGGAACAGTGTCCTGTCTTGTCCGTATTGTTTATTGAGGTCTTTCATTACACTCTTTGCTACAGGTTCATTCACATCCAAGAGGACTACCTGTACAGGTGAAATACACACCTGTTCATTAGCTCCTACATGAAGACTAAGTAGTTAAGAAATAATTTTTTAAGGTTATAAGATGTAATTCAATTAGTTCTAATTTCACATAATCATTTTagcatttcagcattttaaaaactgttgttaTTGGTAAATTCAAACTGTTTCATGTGAAATTAAGACGTGTAACTCGTCTTTAATCTAATCTCACACTTTTAACTGTGgcaaacacaaatcacacaaatattatatttagttATGCTGCAGCCATAACATGCAAAACTTTACCTTGGCCCCGTTATGTAGAAGAGTTTCTGCTATTGCTTTTCCGATTCCCATTGCTGCTCCAGTCACTACTGCAACTTTACCGTTTAAAGCCATTTCTGCTGCtcagtaagaagagaggaggaagaaagctGTGTGATCTCTGCAGAAAATACTCAACTGAAGAAGGTGctactaatgtgacaccacctCTAAACCTTTTGGGTGGTGTCAGACAGAACAGGAAGGTAAATAAACAGCTgcaataaatacacaatgaaaatgttctgaAGTGACTGGGAAATTTGGGACTgaaacaactgaagcaacaacaagatgaggtgtaaatgtatttattgttatgtaaagACTAGATTTGCATGATCGTATGTGAcagaatgattttatttaatgagaCCTTTAAGATGGAAACACGTGAAACAGTGACACCCTATGGTCGATACACAAAATGACATCTGTAGTTTTCAGTTCTTCAATCCAGTGATAATTTTTTGTTTCAATAATCGACACATGTACTGCAGCAGTAAAAGCACTGATTAGTTAACAGTAAATGAACACAAGATTAAGGtgcaaattatattttataattttaagtgattttttatgtttagaTCTCACATTAAATTGATGGAAAAGTgatgtatttatttcctttttggaGAATCAGGAGGGCCTCTCCattctttgtttcatctgtcacaAGCTCGAGGATGAACTCTGCTGCTTCAGACGGGCTGAGACAAAAAGGTAGAGTGATGttagtgaaaacacagacacactgttgtTCATCATGTCTCAAATAGTGGAAATTattcaacagaaaacagaacaaaatgtaaaacatgtgaGATTTAATAAGCAACTTTAATGACAGGACACAAGCAAAGACTCACGTTAGTATCCCAGCAGTTTCAGTATGATGGCCGACTAGTTTCTCTCCTAAGTGGGAGAATTGTCCCATTCTGGATGTGCAGATGGAGAGGAGCTGAGTTTGGACAGGACCTGGGCAAATGGCATTGAACCGTATCCCGTAGCCTGATGCAGTTGAAGCAGCCTAGTAGAGGACACATAGAAGTAGGCCTCAGCTGAAATGATGGTCTGTGGCCTCTTGGGTTGTTCACAGTTCAAGTGTAACGTGGGGGTTTGATATTTGCTGGTTGAATCACTCTTAGTGAGAATAAAGAGCAGGATGGAGACTGTGTAGATAATCTTCTATTATCTGCTAGTTCACCACACTTCATGAACGAGACTTTATTAATCATCCAGAAACAAGGAGTTACAATTCCGGCGCCCTTGTGTCTTTATTGGGTCAACTTCCTGTTCCCTCCTCTCGGTCTAATTAGCCTCACCCACCGATTGGCTGCCCCTGGTTTCCTCTGCACTATAAGAACAGATCTGTCTGCCTTTCCtctctgccagatagtctgtcCTCAGCCCCTGTATAACTATCCATCATTTACCTTGGACTGCCTTTTTGATTCTATGGACTCTTTCTGTCCTGGACCCTGCCCCTTGCCTGACCCTCTGGTACTACCGGCCTGACCTGATCCTGCCTTCTACCCACCCCTCTGCTACTCTGAGTGTTTTCTCCTTTattgttcccttccctgctcagACTTTTTTGGACCTCGCTGCATTGACCTGGAAACCCCTGACCACGAATACTTGCCTACTGAATTTATTGTCTGAACTGCCCTTGTACATAAACCTGGACTGTCTTATTACACTGTTTACTGGATTTCAGatttcatcaccatcatcaccattatcTGTATTTGGGCAATTTACTCCTCGTGCTTCTGCACACTGTTCTTGCTTTTCTGGACGCACTCCGCTGTTGCCAGCCTCCATTCCCAGTCTCACTGCCTCCATCGACTCTATCCGCTCCACATGCCCTCCATTTGTCGGCCATCTTGGCCTCGATGTCAGACCACCTCTTCCTGCCACCAACTACTTCCGGTTCACCTATTTCTCCACAGTCACCCTGCACTGTCGCCTCCTGACGGGTGCCCTGCTGAACTCAGAGTCCTTGTCATTGCTctcttgtttaaataaacattgtaaAACTAGTTCCTGTAAATCTTTGACTATGGAGTTGCTCCTCAGATTCCTGACACCAGGAATTCttataaatagtttaaatataaGGTTGTAGCTATGataattataaatgttttagcaAGTCATGTTTTAGTTAATTAACACAAATATATGAATTTAAACAAACTTCACCTTCTGACCTTCATGTGTCCAACACTGTGTCTGTACTTGTTTTGACTGCTGCTACACAGATAAGAGTTCATCTTCTTGGATTTTCTTACCGCCATAGCTCGAGTGAAGCCCACAACGCCGTGCTTGGTGGCCGTGTAGACAGGACAGCTCTCCCCAGGAAAGATGCCTAAAGCATGTGTTATATCAGTCAAAATGAAATTTAAGCTGTTGGTATCCTGCAAAATACCTCTCTACAGTTTTTTAGAGTTTCATATTttagcaccaattcacaacaaaaaGCATCTGATGGTGTACGTAATTTTGGATACACCGTGTTAGACcagtatttatgttgatgtacCTCTATTGCACCCACTCTACACCGTCCTGTCTTCCTGCTGTTGCAGAACCGGCTGCTCTTTGTACACTAAACCTGCTAACCCTCTTCTGAGCTGTTTGACTGGTAACAAACTGAATCTGCCTActgtctgttgtttgtctgcCCTGTTACCACTAACTTAGCATCATTTCCCTGGAACAGCCTGAGATGATTACATGTTATTTACATGTCCTATATTCCCTCTGAAACTGAGCATCTCTAAGTTGTCGCTGCTGAAGCtgtaattaatatgacttgacTTGTCTATTGTCTTTATTGCCTTGTCATATTCACCTATACAGTGATTCACATCAGTTAACAAGCCCATCAAGTCCAAAATGTAGGTGATGGATAGTAAATGACACACAGCTGCCTTCAGAGACTCTGTCAATAATCTACagttgtaaaaataataaatctgaaaCACATCTGAAGCCTGTTGTTACCTGCAATGGATGCTGTGTTGATGATGACTCCTCCTCGACCACCAGTCAACTTGTTCATGTGCTCCATCGCTGTGTATGTGCCCCTGATAACACCCAGCTACAATAAAGAATGAATTAAACAGGAAGCGTCACCTACTTCATACTTTTTCCTCCTAAACATTGGACATGAATGTGCGTCCTCACCAGGTTTATGGAGACAGTTTTCTCCCAATCATTCTCATCCATAGTGCCGGCATTGTTGCACACAATGTCGATTCCTCCAAAGGTTTCTATGGTTTTCTTAAAGGCAGCTTGAAAacagggagaagaaaaagagttttacagtgtttaaagtgaaagtttactttaaaaactgcaatgACTACAGCCAATGGCCAACAAGCACATACcgtggtaagaaaaagtatgtgaacctttggactcaATAACTGGTTTacccgtctttggcagcaataacctcaaccaaatgttTAGAGCTGAACTGCACAACtatctggagtaattttggaccacaCCATTGTCCTGTTGCGTCACCCGTCCTCTGCTGAGCTTCAGTTGgagacagatggtcttacgttttcctgcaaaatgtgttaataaacaaaacaaaacaaaacaaaacaaaacaaaacaaagaagccccaaaccatgacgctccctccaccatgttttacagtggggatgaggttttgatgttggtgtgctgtgccttttctccacacatctttttttttttttctccaaacaactcaaatttggtttcatctgtccactgaatattttgccagtagtgctgtggaacatccaggtgctttTTTGCAAACttgctgcaatatttttattggacagcaatggcttcctccatggtgtcctcccatgtactccattgtgattta is part of the Anabas testudineus chromosome 14, fAnaTes1.2, whole genome shotgun sequence genome and harbors:
- the LOC113170877 gene encoding 15-hydroxyprostaglandin dehydrogenase [NAD(+)]-like, with the translated sequence MALNGKVAVVTGAAMGIGKAIAETLLHNGAKVVLLDVNEPVAKSVMKDLNKQYGQDRTLFLRCDVTSDEHIKAAFKKTIETFGGIDIVCNNAGTMDENDWEKTVSINLLGVIRGTYTAMEHMNKLTGGRGGVIINTASIAGIFPGESCPVYTATKHGVVGFTRAMAAASTASGYGIRFNAICPGPVQTQLLSICTSRMGQFSHLGEKLVGHHTETAGILTPSEAAEFILELVTDETKNGEALLILQKGNKYITFPSI